GAGGTCCTTGAACTTCCTGAGTGCCCCGCGAAGGCTGACAATGATGATACAGGCAAGGACGCACTTCTGGAGAGCGTGGAAGAAAGGCGCGAAGAAGAGCAAGACGAGCAGGATGACCAAAGCGCTGATCAGACTTGATACCTGATGGAAGGGCACAGAAACACACTCAGGACTGCTACTTTCCACGAAAACTATAGTCTTCTGATGTGCTTTTCTTAGGTATGGACTTTACCTGTGTTTCACAGCCCGTTGAGTCCTTCACCATAGTTTTTGCCAAAGCTGCACTTGTGGTGAAGCAATGGAAGAAGGACGGGATGATGTTACAGCAGCCGATGGCGAACATCTCTTGGTTGGGACGAACTGTGTAGCCATTTTTCTTGGCAAACATCTCGGACAGTGACACGGTGAAGGCAAAGCtagaaatgaaaatacatttttgttgaccaatcactatttaaaaaataaaaataaaaaataaatctatacAAACATACACCCTCATCGTACAAagatgttttgtcattttttattataaaatgaTTGCAATTTCAGCATGTCATTGCTGTTCATAAGTGTACCTGACTAAAAAGTCTTTCTGATTCTTCACAGCATGTCTACCTAACTAACTAAACAATTATGGGATAACACTTCAATTCTTGTTCATAATTGTGGCTTTTcacttttctttattgtcattataGTTAGATTTGAAAATGCATTTATGTGTTATCATTTTAATACATTGTTAAACAATATGCAACCCACCACCAAGAACGAATGTGATGAATAATAGTAGGAACACACAGACAATGAATAGCTCTCCAATGCATTACCATTATAATATTAGATTTCATCATGAATTTGACATTTAGTGCAAATAAATGCCAATTCTGCTGCCTGTGAGACAGTAAGCCAGCTGCTATATTGCTTTTTAACAACCCATACGAAGAGATGCTGCTCCCTCCAAGCAAAGACAGCATTAACTTGTTTAAAAATTACCTGATGAGAGCAAGAGGAACGGCGTCCAGTGCTACTCTTGGCATCAGACTAAAGCTGGGCACTTGAGGAGGCATAAAGCCAGTGGGGATGTGTCCTGAAACACTGGTGCTGTAATGATGGTTGAGATTGCCAAAATGACTGGCCAGTGTTGCTCCAGCAACTACGACCAGCTCAGTGGGCAGAGGGATCTTTAAACGATTTTTGTAGCGTTCCTGGATCTCCTTCCCTGCCACTATAGAGACCCCGAAAACCCCCCAAATTAAAATGGCCTTATTGCACGTTATTCCGTGATGATCCAGAGAGTTCTGGTCCATATTTACCTAACACTGTGATACAGATAGCACTAGTGATGAGGTCACACACGTTGGTCTTGTGAATGTTGGCGAAGATGTTGAACCAGGTTACAACAACAGTGCCGTAGCCCCGATGGCGCGGGATCTTCAGACCCAAGAGGTATTTGGCTTGGACGGTCAGGATAGTAAACGAGGCCCCTGTGGCAAAACCATCCAACATGGGAGCCGAAAGGTACACAGAGACGAAGCCCAGTCGAAACACGGCCATCATAACCTGTGTAGGGAATTGCGAGACCTGCTTTATACTTCCATAAATAAAAGACTGCATTGTACATagatgtgggaaaatgaagtAAATAACAGTATCGCTATGCCTTCTGTTCCAATATTATACTTTactttgtcatccatccatccagtttctatgCCGCCTATCATCATTTGGGTTGCGATTGAACTGGAGCACATTCAATCTTGCGATCTGTGATATGTTTAGGCTAGGAAACTTGAAAGTTGTTTCTTTACCTGGTAGGTACCGGCCAGGAACGTAAGAGCAGCAGCAATGCTAATAGCGTAACACTCCTTCCCACACTGCACACCCAATATCTCCACACAATGAGTTTGACTGGCTGTGAGGTTGATGCTGAATGAACCGTTGAACTCTGGAGGACCAGAAGAGTCCTCGTTGAGGTCAAATCCAGCGAGGAACACTTCTCTGTTGACCACCTGCAAAAAAGCGGAGGGTGTTACTAATAGGTCAGCAGGTTGAAAAAGTCCAGGACCAGTGTGACACACCTCATATGTAGCTGTAGCTTACCTGTCCAACCATGAGGCTCATCAGGCTAAAGATGCCAACAGAAACATGTCTGGATGTCCCCATGAGGAAGTAGATGATGTTAGCATAAAATGACGTGTATAATCCATAGATGGGCTCTACTCCAGCCAGCAGGCAGTAGGCGATGGCTTGCGGTACCAATATGATTCCCACGATCAAGCCAGACATGGCGTCCCCCCACACGTACTCTCGCAGGTTGTACCTGGGCAGCCAGTGCAGCACAGGGAAGAGGCCAGACAAGGTGGAACGTACTCGGGGCACAGAGCAGCTCACGCTCTGCTTCAGCTTGGACTTGAGGATCGTAACTGTGTGCTGCGGAGGACGAGCCCTCCGCTCCAACAGAGACGGTGGATGAGCTGGTGGGCATTTTTTGAGCTTGCCGAACTCCTCCATGGCCTCAAATGGGGAGAGTGCGCGGCAGATGAAGAGAAGGGTGGAGTTGATGGCTGGGTGGTCAGCTGTGCTCCTTGGAGATCATCAATTAGGAATAAACCAGGGAGAAAGGGACAAAGACAGTGAATATCAAATGTTATGGCAGTGGAGCTACTTAATCACTCTACTCACAAATGACaccaattctctttttttttcacctattgcggccgagtctggaacgtatccctgGCAATAAACAGGTGTTCAGTGTGTAGGAAATAAGATGAGCAgagtaatacaaccccaattccaatgaagttgggacgttgtgttaaacataaataaaaacagaatacagtaatttgcaaatcatgttcaacctatatttaattaaatacactacaaagacaagatatttcatgttcaaactgataaactttattgttttaaggaaataatcattaacttagaattttatggctgcaacacattctaaaaaacctgggacagggtcaaagtttaccactgtgttacatcaccttttcttttaacaacattcaataaatgtttgggaactgaggacactaattgttgaagctttgtaggtggaattatttcccattcttgcttgatgtacagcttcagctgttcaacagtccggaatctccgttgtcatattttacgcttcataatgcgccacacattttcaatgggagacaggtctgaactgcaggcaggccagtctagcacccgcactcttttactacgaagccacgctgttgtaacacgtgcagaatgtggtttggaattgtctttctgaaataagcagaggcgtccatgaaaaagacattgcttggatggcagcatatgtttctccaaaacctgtatgtacgtttcagcattaatggtgccttcacagatgtgtaagttacccataccattggcacaaacacagccccataccatcacagatgctgtcttttgaactttgtgtccataacactCCAGATGGGTCTTTTCctatttggcccggaggacacgacgtccacaatttccaaaaacaatttgaaatgtggactcgtcggacacagaaccccggccccgcctgtttagagtttgcatgttctccccgtgcctgcgtgggttttctccgggcaactccggtttcctcccacattccaaaaacatgcatgctaggttaattgacgactctaaattgcccgtaggtgtgaatgtgagtgcgactggttgtttgtttgtatgtgccctgcgattggctggcaaccagtttagggtgtaccccgcctcctcccccttgatagctgggataggctccagcacgcccgcgaccctagtgaggagaagcggctcagaaaatggatggatggatagttttctgaagtgttcttg
The sequence above is a segment of the Phyllopteryx taeniolatus isolate TA_2022b chromosome 15, UOR_Ptae_1.2, whole genome shotgun sequence genome. Coding sequences within it:
- the slc26a1 gene encoding sulfate anion transporter 1 produces the protein MEEFGKLKKCPPAHPPSLLERRARPPQHTVTILKSKLKQSVSCSVPRVRSTLSGLFPVLHWLPRYNLREYVWGDAMSGLIVGIILVPQAIAYCLLAGVEPIYGLYTSFYANIIYFLMGTSRHVSVGIFSLMSLMVGQVVNREVFLAGFDLNEDSSGPPEFNGSFSINLTASQTHCVEILGVQCGKECYAISIAAALTFLAGTYQVMMAVFRLGFVSVYLSAPMLDGFATGASFTILTVQAKYLLGLKIPRHRGYGTVVVTWFNIFANIHKTNVCDLITSAICITVLVAGKEIQERYKNRLKIPLPTELVVVAGATLASHFGNLNHHYSTSVSGHIPTGFMPPQVPSFSLMPRVALDAVPLALISFAFTVSLSEMFAKKNGYTVRPNQEMFAIGCCNIIPSFFHCFTTSAALAKTMVKDSTGCETQVSSLISALVILLVLLFFAPFFHALQKCVLACIIIVSLRGALRKFKDLPAKWRASRNDAVVWLVTMSATALISVELGLLIGITFSMICIIYKTQNPKVSLLGRANDSDLYEDVEEYQNLVPPTRVRVFRFQAPLYYANKDTFLKALYKAVGVTPFLEMTRRKKAGKKAKKMSMTQTQANGDTNNGDVVVALVQRELDFHAIILDCSAIPFIDSTGMAAFKGLLTEFEEIGVRVVLACCNITLIDTLQKGQFFGKGGKDMSNMLFHTVHHAVLQTNIRQTDKGLEDSDL